A region from the Drosophila mauritiana strain mau12 chromosome 2L, ASM438214v1, whole genome shotgun sequence genome encodes:
- the LOC117150977 gene encoding protein bark beetle isoform X2 has protein sequence MKLQRHKTNSQRKSKRHRDPKWGSICLWLLVTLAFSTHLARSQESRQTEDSKEVELLQDNDIDFASLDGATQLLPATRHSGADVTVAPQGSTPSMTSSSSYTELQGGEILSDRILRRSESPYLARDDIEVLRGARLTIEPGVTIEFAPTKGLKINGVLQAVGTPTSRIVLRSQSNTANYKLELPDDQEKGIRLVDGPTPVEGRLQLFHKGAWRSVCSNSRNWTLADYGVACKQLGYRGGRFWNWVERTPGYYPRLLYEQPKCKGGEGSLQDCAWTSRQMGAGACDYHNDLGIQCLPVHSETLGHWRGIYFDNAPSTKALGRDNIVYAAQSESRLKYVDIIRAGSGKGFSAKSAVEVQGLPPQMEHVVISHSAYTGFNSTRPWAGFQLQNVTVRKCNGIGVFVNSSQGAVQLDGCSIVDNAGDGIKYVGHDLRGTERKDRASIYDFCTLPTTSGQTYPISLSFTQKYYSGSSKECGKYFFTRPGYLLTLHFENFVLMQNETATVEIYDGASTNDRLLFEWKARNFTRPQSVTSTREKMFVRIRADARQELNGFFRMTSGDSVAYDLKVSQSTVEDNGGRGVAIDNIRSKLHVHSSSVSGNGHVAGVHVTSGAGDVNITSSNISFNNGAGVNITYYGGNRNISRSALTANKGYGVATWLNHTSDVNRMEYIPFNQTSVVEYSQIAGNLETGVFHGNFCRPIWVNITGNSFNGSQQNDIFIESCYQATANGRPNMQLQLGHNQFKYSQANSIYLSPALNLQGRIEYNMFRFGSYGCLFINNDYIYPEFNYFPVKLIIQSNYFMRNSGVHVVSLGLSPYSRAEVQYILFTRNFVRGNNITEAFGPLIAGSEGSDGAGRLNPRSRVAAPVVVGSSNVDIFRNILHNLDSMYEIGSQLTDQSKIINATCNWLGHTDENKIYARLFHRNDRYNLAKINYLPYLLHSSNPGSTAMITVSTVVPRFFHEGSDVIGGEVDGQDMVPAGTYTVTKDINIRPGGKLILQPGTTLKFEPSVGMMVAGKLEARGRRPDDILFTLKRETIMGESNDTETIDLDSETEAIDMETEVIPADGVPRVPVRLVGGAGANEGRLQVYLKGRWGTVCDYGWNVLNAALVCHQLGYSLNPQDWRLLRSQLPNAGTSEDILMANVRCTLQDRDVTKCRAEYEFENTCSHENDVGLRCYEGAWAGVRFSMLAERADLQYLTVEKAGLFDYTTNAFKPAVQMDHARHNLENVRIVNNLQDGLGIIYADIYAGKSVNNIKNSEFSGNKGSGISLRQLDFRVSGSIIKDNKGSGVSHDAVISALDQKEIGGWFNMATDFNSFDTDYDPYLLPHEISNIDLGTFEHKYIRTEELLGQNINRKIVVQCPAGYVIGIQLLNPIHNLSTESINILNARTENIRSDLWQVKRDLNVFPVTSSSYGIIIYYESGLQALGGAVLMLSTVTAPVQNIRNRIVSGAVPTLTIRSTKIQKNLRGITGIYYNRYIGDNGEYYLRKANESIKLINSELSYNEREAILIRSPFWDVISSNLSEVTLHVNGSLITQNGLGIRQMSKDLRSSNNLFHYVIQDTTFEQNTHGGFQVSLPYVWQYNENFTHSIYFGNSTWQRNRDFRISVSGHYTVFNITSNVFRENICPGALISLDGMEKRLRFDNNRFESNNAKFVLLFKADSLSEIIGQVPASIEFNSFKGNNIVTMTANYRNHYMKVARRIRKQHKIPTAVIRLDGVQNVRLYRNLIAENEMDYNLVAGVRSARLNNYFEARENWWGTKDTAFIEAKIFDFDNWNDHADVIYQPFLIEDSYDASVSVVVPFNQDQEIDLSTYRGGRVYKDLLLTKQSTPYYISSDITVMPGKTLTINHGVTMEFEPNVGILVLGTLVAIGYRESPIVMRPFRNATRESLIDVQPKKRALEDMSAPLTEFDSIRLCTSANNCTGDADGLFGLNEGFLEYFNHTTLQWVPICDSRFTERNAQVVCRELGYDPLNVYYGHDRRIEFHTNSLTRIWSWVQPLECRGDEERMEDCAERLNGQLYGHRHECRWDDVFVFVSCNGIADDEVYWGGIRFANSKFEEIQYEHRLHNTRSHARLPLRDSQLEFVRIEQAGILHNHKAAAIQAIHKNPSITSVSIENSANHGINMIAPSGKLNLNHLNINNTLGTGISIVSLSGEGRDSDESSFTPLKKLDLPYKLFSLVDICDPQKVLTIEERMLIYYKYDNNPVNCVKIFTSAFRAKPIGFRLLQSNLFNHSKLYGRTDFIKLYDGDIYNVTATYLGKIESDTDNQRSFFKTKGPTMSLQLVASGAPETHGFIAEVVTVPISTLGQYRDALHNITDTHISGAIKGAVTYSSAGEVTPTLTLIGNRIEKNCRQLYGNFSTCASALNLDVQNMNSLYFMNNLVTENQGGLRIRADSRGSATSLRGFVHHNLFMRNRNRPALFVEGRQSSPYQEVELYRNYFAQNMAGYEDVIRLCQVVSNFSYNYVHSNVGGRIMEVSGFEKVRLQIYQTTAHNGFYRNFATNWMTRATIVAGTAGQQYVDNIFENHENDYELLTVNNSMTFETWSSKIDARHNYWSYNNSISVQSRIRDKSDDPMLLEVLAVPFQMNNETILDGKCPPGWALVHDTCFIYVGAPMTFHEARDFCRSENSTMPFLRTDKTTLWKYLQSQMRHLKYPDKVWIQDYNHIDRCTNFVFGEIEIEDCNKERGFICESDPRVIIDPLSWRADIFAISIISAFVLAIILLILVAFCWFAKSKHRHTQRLQRRNSIRQSLRSLNSIDPQGSLRRRPNYNMSSNGTLSKGQDYKQMVANGSIDSMDKSVLSSEAGSFEGYEQKPHYNEYVNQNALRPAQPAQDHQSHKVATISKASGHRARAAAAAAAALEPDAFELSYRNEGFRDNSTYGGNTRANSISTSVAEDTPIIHHTDQEIDEGGSDYYGNASTLPLRTEGGTPAGRRGQPGLAFLSELKQNLPEYQRSSHSSFMPHRSSGDSLPFDQKLDQFNYSTESSLYRPAPAVPSSQQATPADMRRPDSYYTAVRSSKAPVSHYRTPRPLAQPPAAPNVAPSGGPAQRRPKTVYQTASEESSPTTPSPLTNQYHRSKSEALLETDFDGDGGSAGLQPLQTNGRSHSQPLETAM, from the exons ATGAAGCTGCAACGTCATAAAACCAACAGCCAGCGAAAAAGTAAACGCCACAGGGATCCAAAATGGGGCAGCATATGTTTATGGCTGCTCGTAACGCTGGCTTTTTCGACCCACTTGGCACGGAGCCAAGAAAGTCGGCAAACGGAGGACTCCAAAGAGGTGGAACTGCTGCAGGATAATGACATCGATTTCGCCAGTCTCGATGGCGCCACCCAACTTTTGCCAGCAACCCGACATTCCGGCGCAGACGTCACCGTGGCGCCACAAGGTTCCACCCCATCGATGACGTCATCTTCGTCGTACACCGAGCTGCAAGGCGGCGAAATCCTCAGCGACCGAATCCTGCGGCGCAGCGAGAGTCCTTACTTGGCACGCGACGATATCGAGGTCCTGCGTGGAGCCCGTTTGACCATCGAACCGGGTGTTACCATCGAATTCGCCCCCACCAAAGGACTCAAAATCAACGGCGTCCTGCAGGCGGTG GGCACACCAACCTCCAGAATTGTGTTGAGATCCCAGAGCAACACTGCCAACTACAAGCTGGAGCTGCCCGATGACCAAGAGAAGGGCATTCGACTGGTGGATGGACCCACTCCAGTGGAGGGCAGACTGCAGCTTTTCCACAAGGGTGCATGGCGATCGGTTTGCTCCAATTCCAGAAA TTGGACATTGGCGGATTATGGAGTGGCTTGTAAGCAGCTGGGCTACAGAGGCGGCAGATTCTGGAACTGGGTGGAGCGAACGCCAGGATATTATCCCCGTCTCCTGTACGAGCAGCCCAAGTGCAAAGGTGGCGAAGGAAGTCTTCAGGATTGCGCTTGGACCTCCCGACAAATGGGAGCTGGTGCGTGTGATTATCACAACGATCTGGGCATCCAATGCCTGCCCGTCCATTCCGAAACTTTGGGCCATTGGCGAGGCATATACTTCGATAATGCGCCATCCACAAAGGCTCTGGGCAGGGATAATATCGTATATGCGGCCCAATCGGAGTCACGTCTGAAATATGTGGACATCATAAGGGCAGGAAGTGGCAAAGGATTCAGTGCCAAGTCGGCGGTCGAAGTCCAAGGATTACCTCCACAAATGGAGCACGTGGTGATCAGTCACTCGGCCTACACGGGATTCAATAGCACACGTCCCTGGGCAGGATTCCAGCTACAAAATGTCACCGTGAGGAAATGCAATGGCATTGGAGTCTTCGTCAACTCGAGTCAGGGCGCAGTGCAATTGGATGGATGCTCCATCGTGGATAACGCTGGAGATGGCATCAAATATGTGGGACACGATTTGAGGGGAACGGAAAGGAAGGATCGTGCCAGCATATATGACTTTTGCACTCTGCCCACAACGTCGGGGCAAACGTATCCCATTTCGCTGTCCTTCACGCAGAAATATTACTCAGGATCTAGCAAGGAGTGTGGCAAGTACTTCTTCACACGACCAGGATATCTACTCACCCTCCATTTCGAGAACTTTGTCCTGATGCAAAACGAAACTGCCACAGTGGAAATTTACGATGGAGCCTCGACAAACGATCGTCTGCTGTTCGAATGGAAGGCCAGGAATTTTACGAGGCCGCAAAGTGTCACCTCAACGAGGGAGAAAATGTTTGTGAGGATACGAGCGGATGCCAGGCAGGAGCTAAATGGTTTCTTCCGGATGACGTCCGGCGACTCGGTTGCCTACGATCTTAAGGTATCGCAATCCACGGTGGAGGATAATGGAGGTCGTGGTGTGGCCATCGACAATATAAGATCCAAGCTGCATGTGCACAGTAGCTCCGTCTCCGGAAACGGCCATGTGGCAGGAGTTCATGTGACGAGTGGAGCTGGAGACGTGAACATAACCAGCTCCAACATAAGCTTCAACAATGGCGCTGGCGTTAACATCACCTATTACGGTGGCAATCGGAACATCTCCAGATCGGCCTTGACTGCCAACAAGGGATATGGCGTAGCCACTTGGCTGAATCACACATCGGACGTAAATCGAATGGAGTACATACCCTTTAACCAAACCAGCGTGGTGGAGTACTCGCAAATCGCCGGTAACCTGGAGACTGGAGTCTTCCACGGCAACTTCTGTCGTCCCATTTGGGTGAACATCACGGGAAACAGCTTCAACGGTAGTCAACAAAATGATATATTCATTGAATCCTGCTACCAAGCCACTGCCAATGGACGACCCAACATGCAACTCCAGCTAGGACATAATCAGTTTAAATACTCCCAGGCGAACTCCATATATCTGAGCCCAGCTTTGAATCTTCAAGGACGCATCGAATACAATATGTTCCGCTTTGGTTCCTATGGTTGTCTGTTCATCAACAACGACTACATATATCCGGAGTTTAATTATTTCCCGGTCAAGCTGATCATACAGAGTAACTACTTCATGAGAAACAGCGGAGTCCATGTGGTTTCTCTGGGTCTATCGCCCTACAGCAGAGCTGAAGTACAGTATATACTCTTCACGAGGAACTTTGTGAGAGGTAACAATATTACGGAGGCTTTTGGTCCTCTAATCGCAGGCTCAGAAGGCAGTGATGGTGCTGGCCGACTTAATCCGCGATCCCGAGTGGCAGCGCCCGTTGTCGTGGGATCAAGTAATGTTGACATATTCCGGAACATACTGCACAATCTGGATTCCATGTATGAAATTGGCTCACAACTCACTGATCAAAGTAAGATCATCAACGCCACTTGCAATTGGCTGGGTCACACGGATGAGAACAAGATATACGCTCGTCTCTTCCATCGCAACGATCGCTATAATTTGGCGAAAATAAACTATCTACCATACCTGTTGCACAGCTCCAATCCAGGTTCCACTGCAATGATTACGGTTTCCACTGTGGTTCCCCGATTTTTCCACGAGGGAAGCGACGTCATTGGTGGCGAAGTCGATGGTCAGGATATGGTTCCAGCTGGAACGTATACCGTAACCAAGGACATCAATATCAGACCTGGTGGTAAGCTCATACTCCAACCCGGTACCACTCTCAAATTCGAACCCAGTGTGGGAATGATGGTGGCAGGAAAATTGGAAGCCAGAGGACGCAGACCCGATGATATACTCTTCACTTTGAAGCGGGAAACAATTATGGGCGAATCAAATGACACGGAAACCATCGACCTGGATAGCGAAACTGAGGCCATAGATATGGAAACGGAAGTAATACCCGCGGATGGTGTACCTCGAGTTCCAGTTCGCTTGGTCGGAGGAGCGGGTGCCAATGAGGGAAGACTTCAGGTTTACCTAAAGGGACGATGGGGCACTGTGTGTGATTATGGCTGGAATGTCCTGAATGCAGCTCTGGTTTGCCACCAATTGGGCTACTCCCTGAACCCTCAGGATTGGAGACTACTTCGCTCGCAATTACCGAATGCTGGCACTTCCGAGGACATTTTGATGGCCAATGTCAGGTGTACACTTCAGGATCGAGACGTGACCAAGTGCCGGGCTGAGTACGAGTTCGAAAACACCTGCAGCCATGAAAACGATGTGGGTCTCAGGTGCTATGAGGGTGCCTGGGCTGGTGTTCGTTTCAGTATGTTGGCCGAAAGGGCGGATCTACAGTATCTAACTGTGGAAAAGGCCGGACTTTTCGATTATACCACCAATGCCTTTAAGCCCGCTGTTCAGATGGATCATGCGCGTCACAATCTGGAAAACGTAAGAATCGTGAACAATCTGCAAGACGGCTTGGGTATTATATACGCCGACATATATGCTGGCAAGTCAGTGAACAACATCAAAAACTCGGAATTCTCTGGCAATAAGGGAAGTGGAATTAGTCTAAGACAACTGGACTTCAGAGTCTCAGGATCCATTATCAAGGACAACAAAGGCAGTGGTGTTTCTCATGATGCCGTGATATCAGCATTGGATCAAAAGGAAATCGGGGGATGGTTTAACATGGCCACAGATTTCAATTCGTTCGATACCGACTACGATCCTTACCTCTTGCCCcacgaaataagcaatatcgACTTGGGAACCTTCGAACACAAGTACATAAGAACTGAAGAGCTACTGGGACAAAATATCAATCGCAAAATAGTGGTTCAATGCCCGGCAGGCTATGTCATTGGAATTCAGCTCTTGAATCCCATACACAATCTGTCCACAGAGAGCATTAACATCCTGAATGCCAGGACAGAGAATATTAGAAGTGATCTGTGGCAAGTTAAGCGAGACTTAAACGTATTCCCAGTAACCAGCAGCAGTTATGGCATTATCATCTACTACGAAAGCGGCCTGCAGGCCTTGGGAGGAGCTGTTTTGATGCTGAGCACAGTCACAGCTCCAGTGCAAAACATAAGGAATCGCATTGTCAGCGGTGCTGTGCCCACTCTAACCATTCGATCAACGAAGATACAAAAGAATTTGAGGGGTATTACGGGCATCTACTACAATCGCTACATAGGCGACAATGGAGAGTATTATTTGAGGAAAGCCAACGAATCAATTAAGCTCATCAACTCTGAGCTCAGCTACAATGAACGAGAAGCTATACTTATAAGGTCACCATTCTGGGATGTGATATCGAGTAACTTATCAGAGGTTACCCTTCATGTCAATGGTTCGCTAATCACTCAAAATGGACTTGGAATACGACAAATGTCGAAGGATCTGCGTTCGTCGAACAACCTGTTCCATTACGTCATACAGGATACTACATTCGAGCAGAATACTCATGGAGGCTTTCAG GTGTCTTTGCCATACGTGTGGCAATACAACGAAAACTTCACCCATTCGATTTATTTCGGCAACAGCACCTGGCAAAGAAATCGCGACTTCcgcatttccgtttccggtcaCTATACGGTCTTCAATATAACCTCCAATGTCTTTAGAGAGAATATCTGCCCTGGAGCTCTGATATCTCTAGATGGAATGGAAAAGCGACTTCGTTTCGACAACAATCGTTTTGAGTCGAATAACGCCAAGTTTGTGCTGCTTTTCAAGGCGGATTCCCTAAGTGAAATCATTGGACAAGTACCTGCCAGCATCGAATTTAACAGCTTCaaaggaaataatattgttaCCATGACGGCAAACTACAGGAATCACTACATGAAAGTGGCCAGAAGGATACGGAAACAACACAAAATACCCACCGCAGTGATTCGACTGGATGGTGTCCAGAATGTGCGACTATATCGCAATCTGATAGCCGAAAATGAAATGGACTATAATTTGGTGGCCGGTGTGAGATCGGCCAGATTGAATAACTACTTTGAGGCAAGAGAGAACTGGTGGGGCACCAAGGATACCGCATTCATAGAGGCTAAGATTTTCGACTTTGACAACTGGAACGACCATGCGGATGTCATATATCAGCCATTCCTGATCGAAGACAGCTACGATGCCAGTGTTTCTGTGGTTGTACCCTTCAATCAAGATCAAGAGATAGATTTGAGCACCTATAGAGGTGGTCGAGTGTATAAGGACTTGTTATTGACGAAACAGAGTACCCCCTACTATATATCCTCTGATATCACGGTTATGCCCGGCAAAACGTTGACTATAAACCATGGCGTCACAATGGAATTCGAACCGAACGTGGGAATATTGGTTTTGGGTACACTAGTGGCCATTGGATACAGGGAATCGCCTATCGTGATGAGGCCCTTTAGAAATGCCACCAGGGAATCTCTGATCGATGTTCAGCCCAAGAAACGGGCTCTGGAGGATATGAGTGCTCCGCTCACCGAATTCGATTCCATAAGACTGTGCACCAGTGCCAACAACTGCACAGGAGATGCCGACGGATTGTTCGGATTGAATGAGGGCTTTTTGGAGTACTTCAATCACACCACTCTTCAGTGGGTGCCTATTTGCGACAGCAGATTCACGGAGCGGAACGCTCAAGTTGTTTGTCGCGAACTGGGCTATGATCCTCTGAATGTTTACTATGGTCATGATCGCAGGATAGAGTTCCACACGAACTCACTGACGCGAATTTGGTCATGGGTGCAACCATTGGAGTGTCGAGGTGACGAGGAGAGAATGGAGGATTGTGCGGAGCGATTGAATGGTCAACTTTATGGACATCGCCACGAATGCCGTTGGGACGACGTATTCGTCTTTGTCAGCTGCAATGGCATTGCTGACGATGAAGTTTATTGGGGTGGCATAAGATTCGCCAACTCCAAGTTCGAGGAAATCCAATATGAACATCGTTTGCACAACACTAGGTCACATGCGCGGTTGCCACTGAGGGACAGTCAGTTGGAGTTCGTCAGGATCGAACAGGCAGGCATACTGCATAATCACAAAGCCGCTGCCATTCAAGCCATTCACAAGAACCCATCCATAACCTCGGTGAGCATAGAAAACTCGGCTAACCATGGCATAAACATGATTGCACCCAGTGGTAAACTGAATTTGAATCACTTGAACATTAACAATACTTTGGGAACCGGAATTAGCATTGTATCGCTGAGTGGCGAGGGCCGCGATAGCGATGAATCTAGTTTTACGCCCTTGAAGAAGTTGGATCTCCCATATAAGCTCTTCTCGCTGGTGGACATTTGCGATCCCCAAAAGGTGCTGACCATCGAAGAACGCATGCTGATCTACTACAAGTATGATAACAATCCAGTGAACTGTGTGAAGATCTTCACCTCCGCTTTTCGAGCTAAGCCAATCGGTTTCAGATTGCTGCAATCCAATTTGTTCAATCACTCCAAGTTGTATGGCAGAACCGATTTTATCAAGTTGTACGACGGTGATATCTACAATGTGACTGCCACTTATTTGGGTAAAATCGAATCTGATACGGATAATCAAAGATCGTTCTTCAAGACCAAGGGCCCAACGATGAGTCTCCAGTTGGTGGCTAGTGGTGCTCCCGAAACACATGGTTTTATCGCCGAGGTCGTCACTGTGCCCATTTCCACTTTGGGTCAAT ATCGCGATGCCTTGCACAATATCACAGATACTCATATCTCAGGTGCGATCAAAGGGGCGGTTACGTACTCTTCCGCCGGTGAGGTCACGCCCACCTTGACCTTAATTGGCAATCGGATAGAAAAGAATTGCCGACAATTGTATGGCAATTTCTCCACCTGCGCTTCAGCTCTGAATTTGGATGTGCAGAACATGAATTCGTTGTATTTTATG AACAACCTGGTAACAGAAAATCAAGGTGGTCTTCGGATTAGAGCTGATTCCCGAGGTTCAGCCACCTCACTTCGTGGCTTTGTTCATCACAATCTCTTCATGAGGAATCGCAATCGTCCAGCTCTGTTCGTCGAAGGCAGACAATCCTCGCCGTATCAAGAAGTGGAGCTTTATCGCAACTACTTTGCCCAGAATATGGCTGGTTACGAGGATGTGATAAGATTGTGCCAAGTGGTATCCAACTTTAGCTATAACTATGTGCACAGCAATGTGGGAGGCAGAATCATGGAGGTTTCTGGCTTCGAAAAGGTGCGGTTGCAGATCTATCAGACAACGGCTCACAATGGTTTCTACAG gAATTTTGCCACCAACTGGATGACCAGGGCAACAATTGTGGCCGGAACGGCTGGCCAGCAATATGTGGATAATATTTTCGAGAACCACGAAAACGACTATGAGCTGCTCACAGTCAACAATTCCAT GACCTTTGAAACCTGGAGCTCCAAGATCGACGCTCGTCACAATTATTGGAGCTATAATAATAGCATCTCCGTTCAGTCTCGTATTAGAGATAAATCAG ATGATCCTATGCTACTGGAGGTCTTAGCCGTGCCCTTCCAAATGAACAATGAGACAATACTGGACGGTAAATGTCCTCCAGGTTGGGCACTGGTCCATGACACCTGCTTCATCTACGTGGGAGCTCCCATGACTTTCCACGAAGCTCGAGACTTCTGTCGCTCGGAGAACTCCACAATGCCCTTCCTACGCACCGATAAGACTACGCTATGGAAGTATTTGCAGAGCCAGATGCGACACCTGAAATATCCGGATAAGGTTTGGATTCAGGACTATAATCACATCGATCGCTGCACGAACTTTGTGTTTGGGGAAATCGAAATCGAGGATTGCAACAAGGAGCGCGGTTTCATTTGCGAATCGGATCCCAGG GTTATCATTGATCCTCTGTCCTGGCGAGCAGACATCTTTGCCATCAGTATTATCTCAGCCTTTGTTCTTGCCATTATATTGCTGATCCTGGTGGCCTTCTGTTGGTTCGCTAAATCAAAACATCGGCACACCCAACGACTCCAGAGGAGAAACAGCATTCGCCAAAGTCTTCGCAGCTTGAACAGCATCGATCCACAGGGTTCCCTTCGCAGAAGACCCAATTAT AATATGTCCAGCAATGGAACATTGTCCAAGGGTCAGGACTACAAGCAGATGGTGGCCAATGGTTCCATAGATTCCATGGACAAAAGTGTGTTGAGCTCGGAAGCTGGTAGCTTTGAGGGCTACGAACAGAAGCCCCACTACAATGAGTATGTGAATCAGAATGCCCTGAGACCAGCACAGCCTGCACAGGATCATCAGAGCCACAAGGTGGCCACCATTTCCAAGGCAAGTGGCCACAGGGCGAGagccgctgcagctgcagctgcggcCTTGGAGCCCGACGCCTTTGAGTTAAGCTACCGCAACGAAGGATTCCGGGATAACTCCACCTACGGTGGCAACACGCGAGCCAATTCCATTAGTACCAGTGTGGCAGAGGACACGCCAATCATACATCACACAGATCAGGAGATCGATGAGGGTGGTTCCGATTACTATGGAAATGCGAGCACCTTGCCACTTCGAACCGAGGGGGGCACTCCGGCTGGAAGGCGTGGCCAACCCGGCTTGGCCTTTCTTAGCGAACTCAAACAGAACCTGCCCGAGTACCAAAGAAGCTCGCACAGCAGTTTCATGCCCCACCGAAGCAGCGGCGACTCCCTGCCCTTTGATCAAAAGCTAGATCAATTCAACTACTCCACAGAGTCCTCACTGTACCGCCCAGCGCCTGCGGTTCCCAGTAGTCAGCAGGCAACACCGGCGGACATGCGACGTCCGGACTCGTACTATACTGCCGTCAGGAGTAGCAAAGCTCCAGTATCACATTACCGGACACCGAGGCCACTGGCACAGCCACCGGCCGCACCAAATGTGGCGCCCTCGGGTGGACCGGCGCAACGGCGTCCCAAGACGGTTTACCAAACCGCATCCGAGGAGTCGTCCCCAACGACACCGTCACCACTGACCAATCAGTACCACCGCTCCAAGTCGGAGGCTCTGCTCGAAACAGATTTCGATGGAGATGGAGGATCGGCTGGTCTGCAGCCACTGCAAACAAACGGACGAAGTCACAGTCAGCCCCTGGAAACGGCCATGTGA